A window of the Sabethes cyaneus chromosome 1, idSabCyanKW18_F2, whole genome shotgun sequence genome harbors these coding sequences:
- the LOC128745190 gene encoding zinc finger protein 492-like, which translates to MPCLVPTCLRENEKMVPFPDEHELAARWFEAIEIGCGYPIISEDDCRPEICSLHFATVTPYKYEEPSKFIHSDGTCTTISGCRMCLAFFPNEDMVAIAGTVGKQKIAFLLDRMGVNFSENNFLQSICLTCFAQLEIFTFLRTKVTKSEQGFQQLLQKSQNIMQHADKPEEVLCPVDIKMEMLSEPEFDVNNSSDEEYKPIVQRKRASRKVKLLEDPSPNKTGVRKSVKKRRARASKTKVKYETSLQEKIKQTCYICNTVYPDANQLMIHLTENHNSESGYRCDECSLEIPMLYTYNRHLSRHNELRLGFQCSICSMRFSCDFRVKIHENKVHGTKHNVKPVVNKLREVVCHQCGKVSDNRRIKDHILEVHQKESLPKCLLCEKTFTTSRSLERHMLVHTGIKPYSCDQCDATFRRLLDYRHHKSIVHDGVNPHVCSECNEEFKNYRQLYNHKQEVHQNKIPKTIQSETCKLCQIQFAKASELMTHIGIQHADEEYPVLKCPHCPKTFILALRLSTHKIMHTDRYACKECGAGHIDKKKLQYHMDLKHPDGRVYACTNCSSTFTSLNQLNEHSVIHTKGKQYQCEFCTKSFLRRFQLTIHIRTHTGEKPFQCDGCLKRFGDDGTFCKHKKRCQAYINLSK; encoded by the exons ATGCCTTGTCTCGTGCCGACATGTCTccgagaaaatgaaaaaatggtacCGTTTCCTGATGAGCACGAACTCGCcgctagatggtttgaagcaatcGAAATTGGATGCGGATACCCGATAATTTCTGAGGATGATTGCCGCCCGGAAATATGCAGTTTGCATTTTGCGACTGTTACCCCATACAAATACGAAGAACCGTCTAAATTCATCCACAG cGATGGAACCTGTACAACAATCAGTGGTTGCAGGATGTGCTTAGCTTTTTTTCCGAACGAAGATATGGTTGCCATTGCAGGTACCGTAGGGAAACAAAAAATTGCCTTTCTGCTGGACAGGATGGGTGTTAATTTTTCCGAGAATAATTTTCTGCAATCAATTTGCTTGACGTGCTTTGCTCAGTTAGAAATTTTCACATTTCTCCGCACAAAAGTTACCAAATCTGAGCAAGGGTTTCAGcaattgttacaaaaaagtcagAACATAATGCAGCACGCTGACAAACCAGAGGAGGTCTTGTGTCCAGTTGATATTAAGATGGAAATGTTGTCCGAACCGGAATTTGACGTCAATAATAGTAGTGATGAAGAGTACAAACCGATAGTGCAAAGAAAACGTGCTAGTCGGAAAGTGAAACTTCTGGAAGATCCATCACCGAACAAAACTGGGGTTCGCAAATCCGTCAAGAAAAGAAGAGCAAGAGCGTCAAAAACCAAAGTAAAGTACGAGACTAGTTTACAGGAAAAGATTAAACAAACTTGCTATATATGCAATACGGTTTACCCAGATGCCAACCAGTTGATGATTCATCTCACAGAAAATCACAACTCGGAGTCGGGCTATCGATGCGACGAATGCTCGTTAGAGATCCCTATGTTATACACGTATAATCGTCATCTGAGCCGACACAATGAATTGCGGCTGGGATTCCAGTGTAGCATTTGTTCTATGCGGTTTTCTTGCGATTTTCGAGTGAAAATTCATGAAAATAAAGTACATGGGACAAAGCACAACGTAAAACCAGTGGTAAATAAACTACGCGAAGTAGTTTGCCATCAATGCGGGAAAGTCAGCGACAATCGTCGAATTAAAGATCACATTTTAGAGGTCCATCAGAAGGAAAGCCTACCGAAATGCCTTTTATGCGAGAAAACTTTTACGACATCGCGAAGTCTCGAGCGGCACATGTTAGTACATACGGGTATAAAACCCTACAGTTGTGACCAATGTGACGCGACATTTCGACGTTTACTGGATTATCGTCACCATAAAAGCATAGTACACGACGGCGTTAATCCACATGTTTGCTCCGAATGCAAtgaagaatttaaaaactatcgACAGTTATACAATCACAAACAGGAAGTACATCAGAATAAAATTCCTAAAACTATACAAAGCGAAACATGCAAACTGTGTCAAATACAATTTGCAAAGGCCAGTGAGTTGATGACTCACATTGGTATACAACACGCAGACGAAGAATACCCAGTGCTCAAGTGTCCGCATTGTCCCAAAACATTTATATTGGCGTTGCGGCTCTCTACCCATAAGATAATGCATACGGATCGGTATGCCTGCAAAGAATGTGGCGCCGGCCATATCGACAAGAAGAAGCTTCAGTATCATATGGATCTCAAACACCCGGACGGTCGCGTGTATGCCTGTACCAATTGCTCTTCAACCTTTACTAGTTTAAACCAGCTTAACGAGCACAGTGTAATTCACACCAAAGGCAAACAGTACCAGTGCGAGTTCTGTACGAAATCGTTCCTACGCCGGTTTCAGCTTACAATTCACATCCG AACTCACACAGGAGAGAAACCATTCCAGTGCGATGGATGTTTGAAGCGCTTCGGTGACGATGGAACGTTCTGTAAGCACAAAAAACGCTGCCAGGCGTACATTAACTTATCTAAGTAG